Proteins co-encoded in one Medicago truncatula cultivar Jemalong A17 chromosome 8, MtrunA17r5.0-ANR, whole genome shotgun sequence genomic window:
- the LOC112417486 gene encoding uncharacterized protein DDB_G0285291: protein MGSSNLASQLMMTNGALYAQQLQLSQQAPLNNQQNGQPAILPSVSGTASLLPLQQLQRQQQLASSAQFQQNSLTLNQQQLPQLMQRRSMGKLQFQQQQQQQLLQQQQQQQQLLQLQQQPQQQYQRLQQQLASSAQLQQNSLTLNQQQLPQLMQRRSMGQRQLQQQQIQCRCCSH, encoded by the exons ATGGGGTCGTCCAATCTAGCCTCTCAACTGATGATGACTAATGGAGCTCTTTATGCTCAGCAGCTGCAACTCTCACAGCAGGCTCCGCTTAACAATCAACAG AATGGACAACCTGCCATATTGCCATCAGTGTCTGGCACTGCCTCCTTGTTGCCACTTCAACAGCTTCAGAGGCAGCAACAACTGGCTTCATCTGCTCAATTTCAACAAAACTCTTTGACCCTTAACCAACAGCAACTGCCACAATTGATGCAGCGGAGATCCATGGGGAAACTTCAGTttcagcagcaacaacaacaacaacttttacagcagcagcaacaacaacaacaacttttaCAGCTGCAGCAACAgccacaacaacaatatcagaGGCTGCAACAACAGCTAGCTTCATCTGCTCAACTGCAACAAAACTCCTTGACCCTGAACCAACAGCAATTGCCCCAATTGATGCAGCGGAGATCCATGGGGCAACGTCAGCTCCAGCAGCAGCAGATACAATGCAGATGCTGCAGTCACTAG
- the LOC112416100 gene encoding disease resistance protein RUN1 produces MLSRWTSALTQAANLSGWDVTNCRSEAELVQQIVEDLLAKLDNASLSIIEFPVGLESRMHKVIEFIATQPSKVCMIGIWGMGRSGKTTTAKAIYNQIHRKFLNRSFIENVREVCEKENRGTIHLQQQLLSDILNTKNKIHSPALGTTKIEKRFQGKKLLVVLDDVTTVEQLKALCGNPRLFGPGSVFIVTTRDARLLNLVKVDYVCTMKEMEEKDPLELFSWHAFRQPSPIKNFSELSRTVVAYCGGLPLALEVIGSYLYGRTKQEWESVLLKLERIPNDQVQEKLRISYDGLKDDMAKDIFLDICCFFIGKDRAYVTEILNGCGLYADIGITVLVERSLVKIEKNNKLGMHDLLRDMGREIVRQSSAKNPGKRSRLWFHEDVHDVLTKNTGTINVEGLFFKFAKNRQSSLLY; encoded by the exons ATGTTGTCGAGGTGGACGAGTGCACTCACTCAAGCTGCTAATTTGTCTGGTTGGGATGTCACCAATTGCAG GAGTGAAGCTGAACTAGTGCAGCAAATTGTTGAGGATCTTTTGGCAAAACTAGACAACGCATCCTTGTCTATTATCGAATTTCCAGTTGGATTGGAATCTCGCATGCACAAAGTTATTGAATTTATTGCAACTCAGCCAAGCAAAGTTTGTATGATAGGGATATGGGGAATGGGCAGGTCGGGTAAAACAACCACAGCCAAAGCCATCTATAATCAAATTCATCGCAAATTTTTGAATAGAAGTTTCATTGAAAACGTTAGAGAAGTATGTGAAAAGGAAAATAGAGGGACTATTCATTTACAACAACAACTTCTTTCAGATATCCTGAACACAAAGAATAAGATACATAGCCCTGCATTGGGGACAACTAAGATTGAGAAAAGATTTCAAGGGAAAAAGTTACTAGTTGTTCTTGATGATGTGACCACAGTGGAACAGTTAAAAGCGTTATGTGGAAATCCTAGATTATTTGGTCCGGGAAGTGTCTTTATTGTTACAACTAGAGATGCTCGCCTGCTCAATTTAGTTAAGGTTGACTATGTCTGTACAATGAAGGAAATGGAAGAAAAAGACCCCCTTGAGCTTTTCAGTTGGCATGCTTTTCGACAACCTAGTCCGATAAAAAACTTCAGTGAACTCTCAAGGACCGTAGTTGCCTATTGTGGAGGATTACCACTGGCTCTTGAAGTCATCGGTTCTTACTTATACGGGAGGACAAAACAAGAATGGGAAAGTGTACTCTTGAAATTAGAGAGAATTCCCAATGATCAAGTGCAAGAGAAACTGAGAATAAGCTATGACGGTTTAAAGGATGATATGGCAAAGGATATATTTCTTGATATATGTTGTTTCTTTATCGGCAAGGATAGAGCCTATGTTACTGAGATACTAAATGGTTGTGGACTTTATGCTGACATTGGAATAACGGTCCTCGTAGAGCGGAGCCttgtgaaaattgaaaagaataaCAAGCTTGGAATGCATGATTTGCTTAGAGACATGGGAAGAGAAATTGTTCGCCAAAGTTCAGCAAAAAATCCAGGGAAGCGCAGTCGATTATGGTTTCACGAGGATGTACATGatgttttgacaaaaaatacg GGAACAATAAatgttgaggggttgttttttAAGTTTGCCAAGAACCGGCAGAGTTCGCTTCTGTACTGA